In one Perca fluviatilis chromosome 7, GENO_Pfluv_1.0, whole genome shotgun sequence genomic region, the following are encoded:
- the LOC120562213 gene encoding fucolectin-4-like, which produces MMKLHVFLLLLLLETCSVSTYENVALRGKATQSDRYEHAFGAAEAAIDGNRESGFHSGSCTHTDEETNPWWRVDLLESYIVTSVIITNRGDCCELRINGAEIRIGNSLENNGASNPVAGKISTIGRGKSFTMTFTDHVEGRYVTVVVPGSAKILTLCEVEVYGYRAPTGENLALQGKATQSSLYMFGVAYNAIDGNNGSRWEDGSCTHTNNNIDPWWRLDLPKTHKVFSVKITNRDEDPERLNGAEIRIGDSLANFGNSNPRCAVIPSIPAGGVGEFKCNGMDGRYVNIVIPGKEEFLSLCEVEVYGSRLD; this is translated from the exons ATGATGAAACTGCATGTTTTCCTTCTGCTGCTCCTCCTGGAGACGTGCTCAGTTTCCACTTACG AAAATGTGGCCTTGCGTGGAAAAGCAACCCAGTCAGACCGTTATGAGCACGCGTTTGGAGCTGCCGAAGCTGCTATTGATGGAAACCGTGAATCTggttttcattctggatcatgCACCCACACTGATGAAGAGACCAACCCCTGGTGGAGAGTGGACCTGCTGGAGTCCTACATCGTCACTTCAGTCATTATCACCAACAGAGGAGATTGCTGTGAATTAAGGATAAACGGGGCAGAGATCCGCATCGGCAACTCTTTAGAAAACAATGGTGCCTCAAACCCAGT GGCTGGTAAAATTTCTACTATTGGTAGAGGCAAATCATTCACTATGACTTTTACTGATCATGTGGAGGGACGTTATGTgactgtggttgtaccgggTTCAGCAAAGATCCTTACACTCTGTGAAGTGGAAGTCTACGGGTACCGTGCCCCAACTG GAGAGAACCTGGCACTTCAAGGAAAAGCCACACAGTCGTCACTGTACATGTTTGGCGTTGCATACAATGCCATAGATGGGAATAACGGCAGCAGGTGGGAGGACGGCTCCTGcactcacacaaacaacaacatcgACCCCTGGTGGAGACTGGATCTGCCCAAAACCCACAAAGTgttttctgttaaaataaccaACCGAGATGAAGACCCAGAACGACTCAATGGAGCTGAGATTCGCATTGGAGATTCCCTCGCAAACTTTGGCAACAGCAATCCCAG GTGTGCTGTGATCCCAAGTATTCCAGCAGGTGGTGTTGGTGAGTTCAAGTGTAATGGGATGGACGGACGCTATGTCAACATAGTCATCCCAGGAAAAGAAGAGTTCCTGAGTCTGTGTGAGGTGGAGGTGTATGGCTCTCGCCTAGATTAG